The DNA sequence CGCGGCACCCAGGCAGACCACGTCGACCACCCAGGGTGCGCCGGCAGGCACGCGGGCGAGGTCCCCTCCCACGACCAGGGCGCCGCAGGCCTCGGCGGCGTGGCGGCCCCCCGCGACCAGGCGCGGCACCACGTCCGCTGCGCTCTCGCCGTCCACGCCCAGAGCCAGCAGCACCGCGACCGGCTCCGCCGCCATGGCCGCGAGGTCGGACAGCGCGGCGCGGGTGGCCCGCTCGCCGATCTCTTCCACCGTCATCCACTCGCGGCGGAAGTGTACCCCCTCGATGGAGAGATCCACGCTGATCGCCAGGGGACCGGCATCGAGCACGGCCGCATCGTCCCCGGGTCCCACCGCGACGCCCCGGCCGGCACGGGCGGCACCGGCGAGCGCCCGCTCGATCAAACGGAACTCGGTGCCCGCCCCCAGACCGAGGGAGGATGGCTGGAGGGCTACCACGGTGCGGGGAGGTCCATGAGGACGAAGGGCAAGGCGAGATCGCTCGCGCCCGGCGGCGCAGAACGCACTTCCGGAAGCCGTTCCACGAGGTCGCTCGGAGTCAGGGAGTCACCCAGCGCGGCTCGGCGATGGGCCGCGCCGCTGTCGTGCAACGCCAGGCCGCACGCAGTGAACAGGTCGACCCCCTGGGCCGCGTAGGCACCCGCGACCCCTGCCAGGACGTCTCCCATGCCGGCCGTCGCCAGATCGGAACTGCCCTGCACGTCGATGGAGAGGGCTCCCTTCGGCTCACAGACGACGGAGGGGGCCCCCTTGGCCAGGACCACCACACCGGTCTCCGCGGCCAGGCCCCGCGCCCGGTCCAGGCGCTCCGGCTCTGCCAGCGCGCTCCCGGTGAGCCGACCCAACTCGCCCAGGTGGGGCGTCGCCGCCGCAGGTCCTTGTCCGGCCCAGGCACCCAGCCCCGGCGCCCGCCCCGCCGCGCTCAGCGTGAGGGCGTCGGCGTCCATCACCACCGGACTCGCGGAGGCCGCGGCCAGCACGCGTTCCAGGGCGTGGACGGCCAGGTCGTCGAGCCCCATCCCGGGGCCCACCACCACGGCGTCGGACGTCCGCACCGCCTCGGCCAACTCCCGCGGATCCTCGCGATCCACGTAGAGGGCTTCGGGCACGCAGCGCTGCAGCACCTCTCGATTGGAGGCAGGCGACGCGACCCGAACCAGGCCGATCCCGGCACGCAACGCGGCGCGCACACAGAGCAGAGCCGCTCCGGCCATGCCCTCGCGACCGGCCACCACGAGCAAGGAGCCCACCGCCTTCTTGTGCGTGACCGGCTCTCGGCGCGGCCGCCGGGCTGCTGCCCACCCGGGAGTGAGAACCCGTGCATTCCCCAAGCGCGCGTCCGCTGGGGGAAAGCCGATCTCCACGGCGATCAGGCGTCCCGACCGAGCGCGACCGGGATGGAGGAGGGTTCCGAGCTTGGGGGCGCCGAAAGCCACCGTGGCCGTGGCCGACACCACGGCTCCCTCGGCCGCGCCGCTGGTGGCCGAGACGCCGGAGGGAACGTCCAGGGCCAGGACGGGCCGGCCTGAGCGGGTGATGGCCTCGATGGCCCTGGCCTGCGCCTCCCGTGGAGCCCCGCGCAGCCCGGTGCCCAACACCGCATCGACGACGACCTCGGAGCCGGCCAGCGCCTCGCCCAGTCCCCCAGCTTCGCTGGAGGCGGACGGGATGGACCAGCCGTGCCCGAGAGCGGCATGCCCAGGGTCCGACCCGACCGTCAGCACCTGAACCGATCGGCCCCAGGCACACAGCGTCCGCGCCAGCACCCAGCCGTCGCCGCCGTTGTTGCCGGTGCCAGCCACAACCACCACGGGGCCGGCGGGGAAGAGTCGAGACAGCACCTGCGCGGCGCTACGACCCGCATTCTCCATGAGGACCGGCTGAGGCACACCCCGCTGTTCGATGGCCCAGCGGTCGAAGGCCGACGCCTCGGGGCCCGTGGGTGCAGCGAGATCGGGAACACCGGTGAGAGAATGGAGGAAGCCCGCGGGTGGCGACGTCATCCGCCCCCCTGCGACGCAGCGCGTGCCCCGGGCACGCAGCCCCTACTTGTAGCTGGGGCCGATGGCCCGACCCAGCGTGATCTCGCCGTTGTCGATGCGGATGTTGAATCCGCACTCGGGGTTCGAGCACACCCACGCCTTGAAGCGGATGGGCGCACCGTCACGCCCGTAGTCCGACAAAGGGAGCAGTGTCCCCGTTGAGCACTTCATGCAGCCGGGGTATCCCCGATCATCCGCCATTGACTCTCCACCTCTCGGCGCGGTCGTCTTGCACGATCCCGGGCCGCCCGGCCCGGAACGCTTAGAGCCTCGCCTCCCACGGGTAATCCCGCTCGAAGGCCTCCTCGAAATCGAAGACGTCGCTGAAGTCTTCCACGCGGTCGTGCTCCTGCTTGATCAGCACGCCACAGTCCACCAGGGCGAACACGATCTCGCCGAGGTCCTCGGTCGTATGGATGCCCCAATGCTCCAGGACCGTCCGGGCCATGGGCCCGTACTGCTCCATGGCGAGCCCCCGCACTCCTTCCGAGAGCTCCCTCCCGGAGATGTGCCGGGGCTCGGGCAGCGTAGCGATGACCCGATGCAACGCGGAGAGCACGAGAAGATACGCCTTCCCGTGGAACCGTGGGTTCCGCTCCTGGAGTTGCTCCAGGATCTCTTCGGCGAACTGCAGTTCGGTCATGGGCGCAAATGTCGGCGGAGGGCCCTGGCGGCGCCAGCCCCCCGGGACCGGCCGCCGGGAAGCCCTGCGGGCCGCTCCCGGCTCAGGCCGGGACGGGCTCCGCATGCAGTGGGTAGCGGGCGCACAACTCGCGCACCTGGCTCGCAACCTCCTGCCCTACCCGCTCGTCGGCGGGCGCGTCCAGCAGGTCGGCGATCCAGTGCGCGATCTGCCTGAGCTCGCTTGGTCCCATCCCGCGTGTCGTGAGCGCAGCGGTGCCGATGCGAAGGCCGGAGGTGACAAAGGGGGAACGCTGCTCGCCGGGGACCGTGTTCTTGTTGACGGTGATCCCGGCGTGCTCCAGCCGCGCCTCGGCATCCTTCCCGGTCAGCGAGTGCCCGGACAGGTCCACCAGCACCAGATGATTGTCCGTCCCGCCGCTCACCAGCGACAGCCCTCGTTCCATGAGGGTGTCGGCCAGCCCCTGGGCATTCTCGACCACGCGCGACGCATAGCCCGCGAACTCGGGCGCCAGCGCCTCCTTCAAGGCAACGGCCTTGGCGGCGATCACGTGCATCAACGGTCCGCCCTGCGTGCCTGGGAACACGGCTTTGTCCACGGCCTTGGCGTGGGCGTCCTCGCAGAGGATCAGGCCGCCGCGCGGACCTCGCAACGTCTTGTGCGTGGTGGTGGTCACCACATCGGCATGACCCACGGGTGTGGGGTGCACGCCGCCGGCGACCAGTCCCGCAATGTGTGCCATGTCCACCATGAGGAGCGCGCCCACCTCGCGAGCGATGTCCGCAAACGCCGCGAAGTCGATGATCCGTGGGTAGGCGCTGGCCCCCGCGATGATCATGCGAGGCCGTTCGGCACGGGCCTGGGCACGCAACGCGTCGTAGTCGATGCGTCCCGTGTCTTCGCGAACGCCGTACGCACGGATGTCGTACAGCTGACCGGAGAAGTTGACCGGCGAGCCGTGCGTGAGGTGTCCACCGTGGCTCAGGCTCATGCCGAGCACGGTGGCGCCCGGCTGCAGCAGCGCCAGGAACACGGCCATGTTGGCCTGTGCTCCGGAATGGGGCTGGACGTTGGCGTGGGCGGCAGCGAAGAGGCGCTTGGCCCGCTCGCGGGCCAGCTCCTCCACCACGTCCACGTGCTCACAACCGCCGTAATAGCGCTTGCCGGGCAGTCCCTCCGCGTACTTGTTCGTGAGCACCGTTCCCATCGCCTCCAGCACCGCCGGGGAGACGAAGTTCTCGCTGGCAATCATCTCGAGCTGGCCGGCCTGCCGGCGCTCCTCCAAGCGGATGGCCGCGTGGACCTCGGGGTCGACAGCCTTCAGGTGCTCCACTCGCAACTCCTCTCCGTAGGACCTCTCAGACCCAGCTTCGCTGCAGGATGCGGGCTTCCTGGAGGCGCTGCTCCGCCAGACGATCGGCCGCCTCGCTGGTGGGCACGCCTTCTTCGGAGGCATGGGCGAAGATGCGCAGCAGGGTGTTGTAGATGTCACCGGCTTTGCGCTGGGCGCGCTCGGGCGCCCAATCGTTGAGCTCGCCGTAGACGTTGATGAGCCCACCCGCGTTGATCACGTAGTCGGGTGCGTACAGGATGCCCTGGCTCTGCACGGCCTGGCCGTGCCGCGCCTCGGCCAACTGGTTGTTGGCCGCACCCGCGATGATGTCGAACTTGAACACTTTCAACGTATCGTCGTTGACGATCGCCCCCAGCGCGCAGGGTGCGAACACATCGGCGTCGACGCCGTAGACTTCTTGCGTCCCTACGGCCGTTGCCCCGAACTCCTCGACGATCCGTTGCACCCGTTGGGCGTCGATGTCGGTGACGGTGAGCCGAGCACCGTCCTCGTGCAGGTAGGAGCACAGGTAGTAGCCCACGTGTCCAAGCCCCTGCACCACCACGTGCTTGCCGTCCAGATCGTCGGTGCCGTAGCGCTCGTGCGCGCACGCCTTGATGCCACGGTACACGCCGTACGCGGTCACCGGAGAGGGGTCCCCCGAGCGACCCAGCAGGCCCACGACCGAATCGGTCTCCATGCGCACGAACTCCATGTCGTCCACAGAGGTCCCGACGTCTTCGGCCGTGATGTAACGCCCCCCCAGGGACTCCACGGCCCGTCCGTGGGCGCGAAAGATCATCTCGCGATCGCGCGCCTTGTTGTCTCCGATGATGACGGACTTGCCTCCACCCAGATTCAGTCCGGTGATGGCGGCCTTGTAGGTCATGCCGCGGGACAGTCGCAGTGCATCGACGATGGCCGCGTCGTCCGATTCGTAGTTCCAGAAACGCGTGCCGCCCAACGCCGGCCCGAGCGTCGTGTCATGAATCGCGATGATGCCCTTGTATCCCAGCTCGGGCTCGCTCCAGAGCACCAACTGCTCGTGTCCGCGGGTCTCGAGAGCCTCGAAGATCTTCATTCTTGGGTCGTCCTATCGTGGTCGGGACTCGGTCGCCCGACGGTCAGTCGTCCCTGCGCAAGAGGTCACGTGCGACCACCCAGCGCAGGATCTCGTTCGTTCCCTCGTAGATCTCGGTTCCTTTGGCGTCCCGCATCAGCTTCTCCACGGGATAGTCGCGCATGTAGCCATAGCCGCCGAAGATCTGGACGGCTTCGTCAGCGGCGAACATGGCGGTCTCGCTGGCCAGCACTTTGACCGCCGCGCACGACGCCGGCAGCGTCAGGTCGCTGGAGGTGACCTCGGTCCCGGCCAGATCCAGACGCTCCGCGGTGGACCACAGCAACGAGCGGGCCGCTGCCACGCGGATCGCCACCGCGGCCAGCTTCTCCTGCATGGCCCCGAACTCGCCGAGGGGGCGCCCGAATT is a window from the Gemmatimonadota bacterium genome containing:
- a CDS encoding NAD(P)H-hydrate dehydratase, with the translated sequence MTSPPAGFLHSLTGVPDLAAPTGPEASAFDRWAIEQRGVPQPVLMENAGRSAAQVLSRLFPAGPVVVVAGTGNNGGDGWVLARTLCAWGRSVQVLTVGSDPGHAALGHGWSIPSASSEAGGLGEALAGSEVVVDAVLGTGLRGAPREAQARAIEAITRSGRPVLALDVPSGVSATSGAAEGAVVSATATVAFGAPKLGTLLHPGRARSGRLIAVEIGFPPADARLGNARVLTPGWAAARRPRREPVTHKKAVGSLLVVAGREGMAGAALLCVRAALRAGIGLVRVASPASNREVLQRCVPEALYVDREDPRELAEAVRTSDAVVVGPGMGLDDLAVHALERVLAAASASPVVMDADALTLSAAGRAPGLGAWAGQGPAAATPHLGELGRLTGSALAEPERLDRARGLAAETGVVVLAKGAPSVVCEPKGALSIDVQGSSDLATAGMGDVLAGVAGAYAAQGVDLFTACGLALHDSGAAHRRAALGDSLTPSDLVERLPEVRSAPPGASDLALPFVLMDLPAPW
- the glyA gene encoding serine hydroxymethyltransferase; this translates as MEHLKAVDPEVHAAIRLEERRQAGQLEMIASENFVSPAVLEAMGTVLTNKYAEGLPGKRYYGGCEHVDVVEELARERAKRLFAAAHANVQPHSGAQANMAVFLALLQPGATVLGMSLSHGGHLTHGSPVNFSGQLYDIRAYGVREDTGRIDYDALRAQARAERPRMIIAGASAYPRIIDFAAFADIAREVGALLMVDMAHIAGLVAGGVHPTPVGHADVVTTTTHKTLRGPRGGLILCEDAHAKAVDKAVFPGTQGGPLMHVIAAKAVALKEALAPEFAGYASRVVENAQGLADTLMERGLSLVSGGTDNHLVLVDLSGHSLTGKDAEARLEHAGITVNKNTVPGEQRSPFVTSGLRIGTAALTTRGMGPSELRQIAHWIADLLDAPADERVGQEVASQVRELCARYPLHAEPVPA
- a CDS encoding amino acid dehydrogenase, with protein sequence MKIFEALETRGHEQLVLWSEPELGYKGIIAIHDTTLGPALGGTRFWNYESDDAAIVDALRLSRGMTYKAAITGLNLGGGKSVIIGDNKARDREMIFRAHGRAVESLGGRYITAEDVGTSVDDMEFVRMETDSVVGLLGRSGDPSPVTAYGVYRGIKACAHERYGTDDLDGKHVVVQGLGHVGYYLCSYLHEDGARLTVTDIDAQRVQRIVEEFGATAVGTQEVYGVDADVFAPCALGAIVNDDTLKVFKFDIIAGAANNQLAEARHGQAVQSQGILYAPDYVINAGGLINVYGELNDWAPERAQRKAGDIYNTLLRIFAHASEEGVPTSEAADRLAEQRLQEARILQRSWV